The genomic window TGTCCCGGAAAAATTCCCCAACGAATAGCAACACTTTTGTCCATTCCCCTGGATATACTATTAGAACACTGCAGGTCTGCTATTGTGAGTTGTATGTCTGAACATTCAGGTCCAGTTCTATTCATCCAAGATGACATAAAGAAGCTTTCGTAAAGATGATCAATTATTGTAAACCCGTTCGTTTTTACCCAATCGAAACATGTATATTCTACGCATTGTCTCAAAGCAAAGAAATAACGACCtttaacaaaattgacaatacCGAATGAAAAACTATTCAAGTGTCTGGATACTGTTGTGAAGTCAATTACTAACGGCTCTCCGGTTCTTTCTGTTAGCGAAAGAAACTCAATTTCATAATGTGAAACATAGCTACTAAGTTTCCCTTGCTTCCAGTACAAAGATGCTATGTCACGACGGATTTGACTTTCAACATCAGGGACGCAGTTCAGGATATGTAAGCTGAACGACCTGTTCGTATCTGATGCAACTTTAAATTGTGGCTTCGCGGTAAGTGGAAGGAACTGATAATAATTAACCAAATCGATGGTCGTATGAACCGTGACTATGGCCTCGGCACTTTCTAAAGTTAAACTGGCATTCGACACCAGCGAATAGGTATGACCGATATGGAGGTTTATTTTACCGGGAGTGTATATATATTCACGGTGCCAAATTTTCGTTCGACCGGGGTTCCAATTTTTCCAGTGCAGCCGTTTCCATCAAACACACGTAGAGATGTCATAACATGTCTTGGATTAATAATTGTGAATCCGTCTGATATCGCGTCTGTTGAACCTCCCGAGGTAATAGCACGCACGGTAACAAAATAGCGACGGTAATGTGAAAGGTTTGTTGCATTTTCACAATACAATTTCCTATCCGGAACTTCATGGAAAGGGATGGTATCATCTGTTCCTGGAACCTCCCCCATACCAAGTTCGTGTGTCATATCGCCCACATGTGAAAAAACTTCCCACGTGACACAGAATTCCTCGAGCGAGACTGAAACATCAATGTCCTGTCTACCATCTAGGTATGTACCATCATTacgtatgacgtcataaacaacACCGTGGCCAGGGGGATTCTGGGAAGGCAAACggaagttgtctgtgtttactgTACAGTGATACCCTGCATGGTTAAAGACGTGAAGCTTGATGGTAAATGTGAGATGGAAGTCTGAATCATACACGTGTAACTCGGGTAAGGGAATGTTTTAAACATATCTGTCCTCTTACAACACATGTATCAGCATCTGGGTCATCCATTTGCTTGAACAACGACACGTACTCTCCTTGTCGACCTGGCACAAAATTATCATAAAcagttttcaaaatatacacaaatcTATTACCAAATCCGccttatatataatgatttcgtccgtgtaatatttttgcatatgcaACTATGGTAATATagttcattttcataatttgtagTCATCAAAGAATGACATGACTATAGAATTTGAGGACGCGGTAACaaagtgtatatgtataagGCTTAATCACAggttaaaataattattgtatGTCGCACATTCAATCCGAATAGTATGAGACCAAATCAAATATCATGCGGGTAGACAGATTAATTAATTCACTTTACTGTTAAACGTTTACTTAACAACCCGGTTTAAAAACTTAGATATTGGTTCCTTTTGTTCCTCGTCAGTGATAGCTCCTTCACTCCAGTAAATATACAAGGAACCGTTTTGTATAAGGACAGGTAGGGAGGGTGGACAGACCGGAGGAGTTTCGTCTACAATAACAGGACCGATAGTCGCTGTAGATGTTAGTACGGCgctgtttgttatttttaacaaatatgtatatctCATCCCCGTCACTAAGACCTACGTGCCTTGATTTGTAATAGTCGGTATGTGACGATATGTGATAGTCAATCAGATCCGGAGACAAACTGCTGTCTTCCGTGGAACCAACGGCTATGTAAACATCACGAATCTGACTTCCCGTATCAATAACGCCCCATTGAAGATCGATGAGGTCAATTGGAAGGTAGATAGTAGTACCATGACCGTCACTGATAGAGCACGATTTAGTTTGTGATGGCTGGAGACCTTCTACTGGTAACAGAGACAGGAACTCGTTTACGGTTGTGTTTCTACACAGTTCATCACAATGTCCATCACTGACCTTGTATCTTGTCAGATTCCGTGTTATGTACCACGCTTTTCCCTCGGAGCACACCATACTCTCAGTGGAAGTCGCACTATTAAAGGTAACATTGGTGATGAGGGGAGGAGTCTTGTCTAACACGATTCCATCTGAACACACAGGATCTGACGACTCCATAGCGTTATTATACGCCACAACTGTTACAAAGTACTGTCCTTCCGCGGCTAGTGTAACGCGAATGGACTGAAGAGTCGTGGTAATGATAGATGTTTCATTATGTAAGGTAACATCGCTGTTATTAATACCCCCGAACGCGTCTTTGTCCAAACAAGAGTTACCTACCCCTACTTTGTAGGAGAGAATGTCACTCTCATGGTCAATAAACCCATCCCAGTGTACCGTAACCGTCTCTTCACTAGTGTAGTCGATATCCTCCCCCCCACGACCGAACCCTCGCTAACCACACCCACCGCCGGGGGAGAGTCGTCAGCTAAAACCTCTTTGTGTTCCACAAAGGAAAGTCTGGCGTCATTCGTCACCGACAAGGTGAAGTGGTACACACGGTTGTGGTTGCCATTGTGAGTATTAAGATGCACCAGCGAATTTAGGCTCAATGAGAAGTTATAATAAGCACATACACCGACAGATGGGCAGTAGCAGTTTGAATGTTCTGGACAGGTTTCCTGTAAACAGTAATGATTGACACCATTGGTTAACCCACAAATCAAAGGACTATGTATAGTTTGGGCCCTTTTGGACCCTCAAATCcatcaaatattcaaaattgttatttagTGATTATATTGTAGTATTTGAAACATTCAGTACATCCCCTATTTAACTATAATGACTCTGTTCTAACTTTACAGTTGTAGTTGCGGTGGTAACCATCCacaatatgcataaattatgaaaatgtgaaatttttgacaatttttgctAAGTTTTTATCTGTGAATCTATAGACCGCAGTCttaaacaaacttaatatttactgagaatatgtatgcatataatacatctttaggagaaatataaagttgaTAATTGATTCATACATTGCATTTAGAGTGGTGACCATGACAACTGAAGCTgcaaaatcagaaaaaaatataattacaattaaatTAGCGTCTGATAAATTGTTGTCGTGTGTATGCcatatatttgtgtgtaaaatacatcaagctacaaacatgtaaatacagGCAGAGACCCGTCATAAGTCGACCTTCgagtgtttttgtttgtttgtttatttctgACGTTCCGCCATAGATACTTGACGTCATAGAACGTCCAATAATATTACTTAAAATTACCATACATGGCGCCAAGTATATTCAACCAGGCACTGTGTAGCGGTAATACAAATATAGAATTAAGAAATCAAAAACCGGTTAGTCTTGTGCttgtgaatgttttttttttataaaaatatctttatctgTTTCTACATAGCGGAATCTGTATACTTACATTCGGTCCCAAACGAGCAACCCCCAAAGAACCATTTCCAATATCGTGTCCTCCGAATGTTGTACCAAGTGACCAGTCCACAGAGTATAAGCCACTGTGTATGTCCAGCGCATTAAACTAATCATCTTCGACAGATCAGAACTGTTGTgaacatttaaacaatttatatcCATCCTTCTCAAGTCCAATATCGAATATCTCAGGTTCGCTCGAATCTACGTGGGTGTATACATGTTAACTATATGTATGGGTCATGATATCTTTAGCCACAATGTCAAACCGGAAGGTTTCTCCGTCTTGTAATGGCGGAAACAAACATATCTTCTGTGAGGTAAAGTTCCGAACCGTCTCATTTACAAACAATATAGTGGTATCATTTGAAAGTGAGAAGTAGAATTCAGTTATTCAATCAACGTTCTCTGTTCCGGAAACTGGTAGAATTCCTGATATCTGTTCATATATACCGGTAAAATGGCCATGGTAATCTGGTTTTATAGGTCGTAGTAAGACTTTTAACTTGTCATTGTGATACCTGTCCTTCCATGAATAACAAAGATCATCGTGATTGGTTTGCCACTTGCATCCGGTACTTGCCGTAGCTGTCGTAGAGCATAAGGGATTGTCATTTCTTGCGAGTATCTCTGACgaattatcaaatattacaaATCGTCTAGCTTGTTTCAGGTTATTGGCGACATCTTTGACGTCTAAGACGATTCCGTATATTGCAGGATTAGGTAAGTTATATGGAATCCGAATTTCGGAGGACTGATTGGCATTAACGTGAATATTGCCAACAGGAGTTCTGCCCATTTCAAGCTGTCCCGGTCCTGCTTCCTTCACCTCATATACAGTGATCGAATAAGTATCAATTCCGGACGCATATTCTAGGTTTCCAGGAACAGGGGTCGGATCCTCCCAACCATTTACGATGACCTGGAAATTCCGGCAAGTCAGGATACGACTTTCTGCGTCCAATGGTTCATTCACGCAGGTGTAAGACTCGAGGCAGTGTATAGGATGGGCATCGTCAAAATGGTAGCACAAGTCCTTTGTGGTCCGTGTCTTTGAGAACGGAACTAGAGATTCGTCATGGTCGTCCGAAATTAAATTCTTTGAGGTCAGATGACCTCCACCGTGTGAGATGAATCGTAAACATAgtctaaaaaaaattaaaaaaaatgcagcATTACACTCATTTGActatagaaaattaaaaaaaataatattgttcTTGTTCATAATTATAGAGCATGGGAATATGTTATTAACATCTTTTCATTTAATATTGTCGTATTGGCTGATAGTGAATGGTATTCGGCAAATTATGCAATGTTCCATTTATTGAAATAACGGAGcctattttttattcatatattcacactctatccttgtccAAAAACCACCATTTGAGGAGAAAACTCACATAAGAGGAggaagatttatttttatttccgtaacagatattccgtttttggtccGCTGGTTGCATTGAAAGGTGCTCTATCACCTGAATGCTTgtaaataaaatgcaaaagcACTGACCTTCTGCCGGATAAATATTACGTTCGTCGGAACTTAAAAAcgtttgaaccgcttgattATATATTGAGCTGACCTCAAAGCATCCCATTCACACTGATGGGATTTTTTATAGCGGGTAAAAAATGGCGGCCCCATACtaaagctgtcagtgtgtatgaATGAATTTTAAAGATTGTGTTTTTCCTTATATGTTgatgtatgtgttaccttagattTGCTTCGCTCTTCGTGCCCTTCGgcataatataattattaaaaaagttAATTTCGTCATTcgtatacatattaaataattttcctGTGAAGATAAGGGAAAAATATCAAACTGCTTTTGTTAGAACTGTCGGTGTGAAGAATCATGAAAATCAGCATGTCGTTTGTCTCTACGTGCAGCATGTCTCAAGTTTTGAATTGTATACCacaataattcaataaatttattatgaaaaaaagtcAAAACTAACAGCACCAATTATGTAACCATTTGTAAACAGCTCACCTTTCTCCATTTGTCAGGTGTCCTGCCGAGCGTTCGTTGTTGATAACGGTGTCAAATGACATCAGATGTTTAGGATCGTTACTTTGGGGGTCACTATGTAGATTGGTAGTCTTAATGATGTGTTCACTGCCTGAAAAATGAACACAGATTATACACTGAAAACGTCACTATGGAGATTGGTGGTCTTAATGATGTGTTCACCGCCTGAAAAAATGAACACAGATTATACACTGAAAACGTCACTATGGAGATTGGTGGTCTTAATGATGTGTTCATTGCCTGATGAATTAAATTAACACAAGTTATTCACCGCAAACGTCATACACAATATGTTATAAACTGATGAATGTTAATAAATATTCATTCGTCTACATAAATCTTAATCAGGCACATAAAACATAAGCATGTAGTAGACGATGTTAATGGTGTTCGCTAAAAGCAATGCACACTTATTTAACCTACCAGCGATTGTTTTGATGACGGTGCTGATGTCTACATCAGTTACACCAAAAGCATGGTTTCCGACATAATCAGGTTTTGGTACATGGGTAACGTTGACTAATAGCTCAAACGACGTGTTGGTCACTATTCTGTCTACCTGTAGGTTACCATAGAAATCGCCTTGGTTGGAGCAGTGTGACGATGAGTTTGGCGGAATATGTGACATAAGAGCGTCGTTGTTGGTGTCTATTACCATCATCCGACAGGTCAGTACTTCCGGAACCCTGGCGACTAAAACCAAAATCTTAATCACTTCCtttatacatatttaacattttaaaggGAAAACAGATAACGCACACGTTTGATCATTAATCAATTTCCCTGTACTACACGTAAGGTTGCATTTTGCGTAGTATATACTACATGGCGTGGCTATACCTCCTACCTGGTAGTCAGTCAATTGAACTGCAAAAATGCAAAAGTTTGTATCTTTTACATTCCGTTATTCCGGTACAATGCAGTAATAATAAACTGACAAACATGAATGTGCATTTGACCTCGATGTATTCATTTTCTGCTTAGAACTTAGACAGTACTTATTATCTCAGTATAAAAAGTATGATTAGTACAGTGGAACTTCCCTACAATGGTCGACACCAGTAAGTGTGTTGATATAGCAAGCTTTCATTACAAGAATATtc from Argopecten irradians isolate NY unplaced genomic scaffold, Ai_NY scaffold_0968, whole genome shotgun sequence includes these protein-coding regions:
- the LOC138313832 gene encoding uncharacterized protein, translating into MVIDTNNDALMSHIPPNSSSHCSNQGDFYGNLQVDRIVTNTSFELLVNVTHVPKPDYVGNHAFGVTDVDISTVIKTIAGSEHIIKTTNLHSDPQSNDPKHLMSFDTVINNERSAGHLTNGERLCLRFISHGGGHLTSKNLISDDHDESLVPFSKTRTTKDLCYHFDDAHPIHCLESYTCVNEPLDAESRILTCRNFQVIVNGWEDPTPVPGNLEYASGIDTYSITVYEVKEAGPGQLEMGRTPVGNIHVNANQSSEIRIPYNLPNPAIYGIVLDVKDVANNLKQARRFVIFDNSSEILARNDNPLCSTTATASTGCKWQTNHDDLCYSWKDSGLYSVDWSLGTTFGGHDIGNGSLGVARLGPNETCPEHSNCYCPSVGVCAYYNFSLSLNSLVHLNTHNGNHNRVYHFTLSVTNDARLSFVEHKEVLADDSPPASIRVTLAAEGQYFVTVVAYNNAMESSDPVCSDGIVLDKTPPLITNVTFNSATSTESMVCSEGKAWYITRNLTRYKVSDGHCDELCRNTTVNEFLSLLPVEGLQPSQTKSCSISDGHGTTIYLPIDLIDLQWGVIDTGSQIRDVYIAVGSTEDSSLSPDLIDYHISSHTDYYKSRHVGLSDGDEIYIFVKNNKQRRTNIYSDYRSCYCRRNSSGRQGEYVSLFKQMDDPDADTCV